The following proteins are encoded in a genomic region of Saccharopolyspora antimicrobica:
- a CDS encoding amidase translates to MNNWQPWSLRELVGDLTTGATTPAEALQRSRARIAETDPELRAWVELGAPASANGPLGGVPLAVKDIVDVAGLPTRCGSQLRADAPPAAADAAIVTAWRNAGAIPVGKSVTTEFAYFAPGPTRNPAAPEHTPGGSSSGSAAAVAAGQVPLALGSQTAGSVTRPAAFCGVASLVLTRGRFSVEGVTGLSPSLDSHGFFAAGASDLALAWSALTGEPDSGLATGRPPRLLLWTPQALEPPMATALTSACAKLRAAGAVIDEFPDGRLIAQLTAAHPVIMAYEAARERAVELAAASQLSEQLATLLRTGAATSEHDYETARRTTTEAGERLSELLADYDAVLGPAALGPAPAGITATGDPVLSRPWQALGLPALCVPGMRTEAGLPLGLQLVGAALSETELLATACWSEAALRA, encoded by the coding sequence GTGAACAACTGGCAGCCCTGGTCGCTGCGCGAACTCGTCGGCGATCTGACCACCGGAGCGACCACGCCCGCCGAAGCTCTCCAGCGCTCCCGCGCCCGGATCGCCGAGACCGATCCCGAGCTGCGGGCCTGGGTGGAGCTCGGCGCCCCGGCCTCCGCCAACGGCCCGCTCGGCGGGGTTCCGCTCGCGGTCAAGGACATCGTCGACGTCGCCGGGCTGCCCACCAGGTGCGGCTCGCAGCTGCGCGCGGACGCGCCGCCCGCGGCGGCCGACGCGGCGATCGTGACCGCGTGGCGGAACGCAGGCGCGATCCCGGTCGGCAAGTCGGTCACCACCGAGTTCGCCTACTTCGCTCCGGGCCCGACCCGCAATCCGGCCGCACCGGAGCACACGCCGGGCGGATCTTCCAGCGGTTCGGCCGCGGCGGTCGCCGCCGGTCAGGTGCCGCTGGCGCTGGGTTCGCAGACGGCCGGATCGGTCACCCGTCCCGCCGCGTTCTGCGGCGTCGCGTCGCTGGTGCTCACCCGCGGCCGGTTCTCCGTCGAAGGCGTCACCGGCCTGAGCCCGAGCCTGGACAGCCACGGCTTCTTCGCCGCCGGCGCGTCCGACCTGGCCCTGGCGTGGTCCGCGCTGACCGGCGAACCCGATTCCGGTCTCGCCACCGGCCGACCGCCACGTCTGCTGCTCTGGACACCGCAGGCCCTCGAGCCACCGATGGCAACCGCGCTGACCAGCGCCTGCGCCAAGCTGCGCGCGGCCGGTGCGGTGATCGACGAGTTCCCGGACGGCCGGTTGATCGCACAGCTCACCGCCGCGCACCCGGTGATCATGGCCTACGAAGCCGCGCGCGAACGAGCGGTGGAGCTGGCGGCGGCGTCCCAGTTGAGCGAACAGCTGGCAACCCTGCTGAGAACCGGAGCCGCCACCTCGGAGCACGACTACGAAACCGCCCGCCGCACCACGACCGAGGCCGGCGAGCGACTGTCGGAGCTGCTGGCGGACTACGACGCCGTGCTGGGCCCGGCGGCCCTCGGCCCGGCGCCCGCCGGAATCACGGCCACCGGAGACCCGGTGCTGAGCCGCCCCTGGCAAGCACTCGGCCTCCCCGCCCTCTGCGTCCCGGGAATGCGAACTGAAGCAGGCTTGCCCCTCGGTCTCCAGCTCGTGGGCGCCGCACTCTCCGAAACGGAGCTGCTGGCAACAGCCTGCTGGTCCGAAGCAGCCCTGCGGGCCTGA
- a CDS encoding response regulator transcription factor yields the protein MTFEDSEPVVHIVDDDAALRQSLVFLLESIGVQALTYPDATTFLAEFDPAEIAVVIVDVRMPGISGFQLQERLLEMDYPAPLVFCSAHGDIPMSVRAVTRGAVDFLEKPYQPQRMVELVQAQLDVARGRFAEHAERRAVADRLEALTPREREVLRLVIEGLPSQVIAGKLGTSVKTVDVHRARIKAKAAAESLAALVRDILLHRVDV from the coding sequence GTGACCTTCGAGGATTCGGAACCCGTGGTGCACATCGTCGACGACGACGCGGCGCTGCGGCAGTCGCTGGTGTTCCTGCTGGAGAGCATCGGCGTGCAGGCGCTGACCTACCCGGACGCCACCACCTTCCTGGCCGAGTTCGACCCCGCCGAGATCGCCGTGGTCATCGTCGACGTGCGGATGCCGGGCATCAGCGGTTTCCAGCTGCAGGAGCGGCTGCTGGAGATGGACTACCCGGCGCCGCTGGTGTTCTGCTCCGCCCACGGCGACATCCCGATGTCGGTCCGCGCGGTCACCCGCGGCGCGGTGGACTTCCTGGAGAAGCCCTACCAGCCGCAGCGCATGGTGGAGCTGGTGCAGGCCCAGCTCGACGTGGCGCGGGGGCGGTTCGCCGAGCACGCCGAGCGCCGCGCCGTCGCGGACCGGCTGGAGGCGTTGACGCCGCGCGAGCGGGAGGTGTTGCGCCTGGTCATCGAGGGCCTGCCGAGCCAGGTGATCGCGGGCAAGCTGGGCACCAGCGTCAAGACCGTGGACGTCCACCGGGCCCGCATCAAGGCGAAGGCGGCGGCGGAGAGCCTCGCGGCCCTGGTCCGGGACATCCTCCTGCACCGGGTGGATGTCTGA
- a CDS encoding nuclear transport factor 2 family protein, producing MSLEKTVAELARRVEVLEAEAEIRRIQARYMFLCDTPCPEYGVRDDAHRIDLIMELYTDDAVWEGVGEYYDGQFGRAEGAAAIRAHFEAFWGQKQDPALLLNAHYLTSEQIHVDGDEATGQWIHVQPWLFSDGKALLRSSRLNNAFRKTGDTWRITRTRTENVFIAPLAADWVSDHPSASVLMKP from the coding sequence ATGTCGCTGGAGAAGACCGTCGCCGAGCTGGCCCGCCGGGTCGAGGTGCTGGAGGCCGAGGCCGAGATCCGCCGGATCCAGGCCCGCTACATGTTCCTGTGCGACACGCCGTGCCCGGAGTACGGCGTCCGCGACGACGCGCACCGCATCGACCTGATCATGGAGCTCTACACCGACGACGCCGTGTGGGAGGGCGTCGGCGAGTACTACGACGGCCAGTTCGGCCGCGCGGAGGGCGCCGCCGCGATCCGCGCGCACTTCGAGGCGTTCTGGGGCCAGAAGCAGGACCCGGCGCTGCTGCTCAACGCGCACTACCTCACCTCGGAGCAGATCCACGTCGACGGCGACGAGGCGACCGGCCAGTGGATCCACGTGCAGCCCTGGCTGTTCTCCGACGGCAAGGCGCTGCTGCGCTCCAGCCGGCTCAACAACGCCTTCCGAAAAACCGGCGATACCTGGAGGATCACACGCACGCGCACGGAGAACGTGTTCATCGCCCCGCTCGCCGCGGACTGGGTCAGCGATCACCCGTCGGCGTCGGTGCTGATGAAGCCGTAG
- a CDS encoding flavin reductase — MPETAVLPPGGIVPELTPAQRDFRAAMANLSAAVNVVTTDGEHGLAGMTVSAACSVTDSPPTVLVCVNRSSRSHDVLVANGRICVNVLGAEQEDLAMHFAGATKVPTAQRFTEDCWDLESEGVPVLRDAPASLIGRIIAERAQGSHSVMFVEVDKVMTREDSGALVYFQRRFHSLTAPPLSA; from the coding sequence GTGCCGGAAACCGCCGTCCTGCCCCCTGGAGGAATCGTGCCCGAGCTGACCCCGGCCCAACGCGACTTCCGCGCCGCGATGGCGAACCTCTCCGCCGCCGTCAACGTCGTGACCACCGACGGCGAGCACGGGCTCGCCGGGATGACCGTCAGCGCGGCCTGCTCGGTGACCGACTCGCCGCCGACCGTCCTGGTGTGCGTCAACCGGTCCAGCCGGTCCCACGACGTCCTGGTCGCCAACGGCCGGATCTGCGTCAACGTGCTCGGCGCCGAGCAGGAGGACCTGGCGATGCACTTCGCCGGGGCCACGAAGGTGCCGACCGCGCAGCGCTTCACCGAGGACTGCTGGGACCTGGAATCCGAGGGCGTCCCGGTGCTGCGCGACGCGCCCGCCTCGCTCATCGGCCGGATCATCGCCGAGCGGGCGCAGGGCTCGCACTCGGTGATGTTCGTCGAGGTGGACAAGGTGATGACCCGCGAGGACAGCGGCGCGCTGGTCTACTTCCAACGCCGGTTCCACAGCCTGACCGCCCCGCCCCTCAGCGCCTGA